From one Musa acuminata AAA Group cultivar baxijiao chromosome BXJ2-6, Cavendish_Baxijiao_AAA, whole genome shotgun sequence genomic stretch:
- the LOC135615373 gene encoding protein DWD HYPERSENSITIVE TO UV-B 1-like isoform X1 has protein sequence MCTMRKSVPDVDLCAYPSLPPLTAKPPSNHSSCVFPSPFRARRLLARSLALSSKVEPRRRTDHHGLGSLSARIKVKHQKVHFEQCSLEILIDNLTFSDIPPLIDTLSGISSSDVDAVDVSQKSSDVSIDGESLLLLVRAVNHKLRAVNFINSSFWKDVLRDIFQRGTTCQVLNLRFSPIRKLNMTGKFMELHTLNLDFSVHLNSFHINCFSCMPKLMRLSMCETRVANLWITSAALSKLRSLVELRFQTCLCCFDTGPCPTSGGVIRLGNEKIFSDKQQFSSYLGSRCVDNDDMLEQTMEHSTDDTLGRLCSDNLSFLNHDSLKSTTQVLSDESDSEFSSDTKEVDNLRKISDPVIEFNNQANSNVIVSPSKHSTPSSIISSVPTLIPTFEEVMSSSRRLNDSNSFIGHANADEFCCQHNYIDNFTITEEFSKDEGSLTNSLKVKNVTVTSLKNHISSHPSPICFETYYKEYMITSLPNLLVLDNLPIGDVEREQAKLVFKRYFERAPYNRRGKDSVVSIVQRREISSGVFFQRSSKVKQQYLRESNHSFLRSLSAAKVNSSPQPHSHSISNFRSGPSEETKSFRPRQFEYHPTDPRLMVFGTLDGELVVINHESEKLVGYLPSVGTTLNSILGLCWLKKHPSKLIAGSDNGSLQMYDVCRMLSKVTDRYCNMDASMHTFDDFEQLTSVHINSNDEYILASGFSNHVALYDMCSGRRLQIFKDLHKEHINVVKFAYHSPTLFATASFDKDVKMWDLRQGTSQPCYTASSSRGNVMVCFSPDDYYLLTSAIDNEVKQLLAVDGRLLTSFDITSTGNAQNYTRSYYMNGRDYMITGSCEEHVVRICCAQTGRRLKDVHLEGRGSKNSIFIQSLRSDPFRAFHMSILAAHWHPFTKSEIIKVNLLQTEECIEESTSG, from the exons ATGTGCACAATGCGGAAGTCAGTACCTGATGTTGATCTTTGTGCTTATCCATCCCTCCCACCTCTGACAGCGAAACCTCCTTCCAATCATTCTTCTTGTGTCTTCCCCTCCCCATTTcgagctcgtcgtttgctcgctcGCTCACTCGCTCTGTCGTCGAAGGTAGAACCAAGGAGGCGAACGGATCATCATGGCCTCGGATCTCTCTCAGCTAGAATCAAG GTGAAACATCAGAAAGTGCACTTTGAACAATGCTCTTTGGAAATCTTGATTGACAATTTGACATTTTCCGACATTCCTCCACTTATAGATACTTTATCAGGAATCAGTTCATCTGATGTTGATGCAGTTGATGTAAGTCAGAAATCATCTGATGTTTCAATAGATGGGGAATCTCTACTACTGTTAGTTCGTGCAGTCAACCATAAGCTTCGGGCTGTTAATTTCATTAATTCATCATTTTGGAAAGATGTTTTGCG TGATATTTTCCAGAGAGGTACAACGTGCCAGGTTTTGAACTTGCGCTTCTCTCCTATTCGGAAGCTCAACATGACAGGGAAATTCATGGAATTACACACACTTAATTTGGATTTTAGTGTTCATTTGAACAGCTTCCACATCAATTGTTTTAGTTGTATGCCAAAGCTGATGCGGCTCTCAATGTGTGAAACAAGAGTAGCCAATCTATGGATAACAAGTGCTGCACTATCAAAACTTCGTTCTTTGGTTGAACTTCGCTTTCAAACTTGTTTGTGCTGCTTTGATACTGGGCCATGTCCAACATCTGGTGGAGTGATCAGACTGGGAAATGAGAAGATTTTCTCTGATAAGCAACAATTTTCTTCCTACTTAGGATCAAGATGTGTGGATAATGATGACATGTTAGAACAGACTATGGAACACTCTACAGATGACACTCTTGGTAGACTTTGCTCTGATAATCTctcatttttaaatcatgattcactgaAAAGCACTACTCAGGTGTTATCAGATGAAAGTGATTCAGAATTTTCAAGTGATACAAAAGAGGTTgacaatttgagaaaaatatctGATCCTGTTATTGAGTTTAATAACCAGGCCAATTCAAATGTCATAGTAAGCCCATCGAAACATTCTACACCATCTAGCATTATTTCTTCAGTACCAACTCTTATTCCAACTTTTGAGGAGGTAATGTCTTCAAGTAGAAGACTAAATGATAGTAACTCTTTTATTGGGCATGCAAATGCTGATGAATTTTGTTGTCAGCATAACTATATTGATAATTTCACTATCACTGAAGAATTTTCTAAAGATGAAGGATCTTTGACTAATAGTCTGAAGGTAAAAAATGTTACAGTGACCTCACTGAAGAATCATATTTCTAGTCATCCTTCACCAATTTGTTTTGAGACATACTACAAAGAATATATGATAACATCACTGCCAAATTTATTAGTTTTAGATAATTTGCCTATTGGAGATGTGGAACGGGAGCAAGCCAAATTAGTCTTTAAGAGATATTTTGAGCGTGCACCATATAACAGACGAGGAAAAGATTCTGTTGTCAGTATCGTTCAGAGGCGTGAAATCAGCAGTGGTGTTTTCTTTCAGAGATCTTCTAAAGTGAAGCAACAGTATCTTAGAGAAAGTAATCACTCATTCCTCAGGTCACTTTCTGCTGCTAAAGTAAACTCATCTCCACAGCCTCATTCACATTCAATTTCCAATTTTAGAAGTGGTCCAAGTGAAGAGACAAAGAGCTTTCGTCCAAGACAATTTGAGTACCATCCTACAGACCCAAGACTTATGGTATTTGGAACACTAGATGGGGAGCTTGTGGTTATTAACCATGAAAGCGAGAAACTTGTTGGTTATCTTCCATCAGTTGGTACGACACTAAATAGCATTTTAGGCCTTTGCTGGCTTAAGAAGCATCCATCTAAG CTCATCGCTGGTTCAGATAATGGTTCTTTGCAAATGTATGATGTTTGTCGAATGCTGTCAAAGGTCACTGATCGATATTGCAATATGGATGCTTCTATGCACACATTTGATGATTTTGAGCAGTTAACATCTGTCCATATAAATTCAAATGATGAATATATTCTTGCAAGTGGATTCTCAAATCATGTGGCGCTCTATGACATGTGCAGTGGAAGGCGTTTGCAAATTTTCAAGGACCTTCATAAGGAACATATAAATGTTGTCAAGTTTGCCTACCATTCACCCACTTTGTTTGCCACTGCATCCTTTGATAAAGATGTCAAGATGTGGGACTTAAGGCAAGGTACGTCACAGCCTTGTTATACAGCTTCAAGCTCTAGAGGGAACGTGATGGTTTGCTTTTCTCCTGATGATTACTATTTACTTACATCAGCCATAGACAATGAG GTTAAGCAACTATTGGCTGTAGATGGAAGACTTCTGACTTCATTTGACATTACTTCTACTGGAAATGCTCAAAATTATACTCGATCTTACTATATGAATGGAAGGGATTACATGATAACTGGAAGCTGCGAAGAGCATGTTGTACGCATATGCTGTGCTCAAACTGGAAGGAGGCTTAAAGATGTTCATCTCGAG